A genomic window from Glaciihabitans sp. INWT7 includes:
- the dprA gene encoding DNA-processing protein DprA, translated as MSMFGLDGAEITGLVRILCPDPDRGTVRELFARASWTGIAEPGDRTAGELVAALGADGALAALVEAWPVARIAAAVSAAGSDLATADIESALARWSPRLKSGVALVALRQAVRFAVQLLVPGDPSWPTGVDELGSHAPIALWLRGNASALAAADHSIALVGARAATGYGEHITMEASAGLVDRGFAIVSGAAYGIDGMAHRAALASSGQTVAILAGGVDRFYPSGHDALLARIVEAGAVVSELPCGSPPTKWRFLQRNRLIAAASQATIVLEAGWRSGSLNTAGHAASLGRPIGAVPGPVTSAASAGCHRLIRDYLATLVTSAAEMAELVPGAEVQDLPASAESSPGPSSLRVRLTDALSLRAPRSVDDLAARSGLSVAEVQAELGSLEMDGEAEERERGWIFRRR; from the coding sequence ATGAGCATGTTCGGACTCGACGGCGCCGAGATCACGGGCCTCGTGCGCATCCTCTGCCCGGATCCTGATCGCGGTACGGTGCGGGAACTGTTCGCTCGCGCCAGTTGGACGGGAATCGCCGAACCCGGCGATCGCACAGCGGGTGAGCTGGTGGCCGCCCTCGGTGCGGACGGAGCGCTGGCGGCGTTGGTCGAGGCGTGGCCGGTGGCCCGCATCGCGGCTGCCGTCTCCGCCGCCGGATCGGACCTCGCGACCGCAGACATCGAATCCGCGCTCGCCCGCTGGAGCCCCCGGCTCAAGTCGGGGGTTGCGCTCGTGGCCCTCCGTCAGGCCGTCCGTTTCGCGGTGCAGCTCCTTGTTCCGGGCGACCCCTCGTGGCCGACCGGGGTCGACGAACTCGGCTCTCATGCCCCGATCGCGCTCTGGCTTCGAGGAAACGCATCGGCGCTGGCCGCAGCGGACCACTCGATCGCTCTTGTCGGAGCGCGTGCCGCGACCGGTTACGGAGAGCACATCACGATGGAGGCATCCGCCGGTCTCGTCGACCGTGGTTTCGCGATCGTCTCCGGTGCCGCCTACGGCATCGACGGGATGGCACACCGTGCGGCCCTCGCGAGCTCGGGCCAGACCGTCGCCATCCTGGCTGGCGGTGTCGACCGGTTCTATCCGAGCGGTCACGACGCCTTACTCGCCCGTATCGTCGAGGCCGGGGCCGTCGTCTCCGAGTTGCCGTGCGGTTCTCCGCCGACGAAGTGGCGCTTTCTGCAACGCAACAGGTTGATCGCTGCAGCGAGTCAGGCGACCATCGTGCTCGAGGCGGGCTGGCGCTCAGGCTCGCTCAACACCGCCGGTCACGCCGCGTCACTCGGTCGGCCCATCGGGGCGGTGCCGGGCCCGGTCACCTCGGCGGCATCCGCGGGCTGCCACCGGCTCATCCGGGACTATCTGGCCACTCTCGTGACCTCCGCCGCCGAGATGGCCGAGCTGGTGCCCGGCGCGGAGGTGCAGGATCTCCCCGCCTCAGCGGAGAGCAGTCCCGGCCCGAGCTCCCTGCGCGTTCGCCTCACGGACGCACTCAGCCTGCGCGCGCCACGATCGGTGGATGATCTCGCCGCCCGGTCGGGCCTGTCGGTCGCGGAGGTGCAGGCGGAACTCGGATCCCTTGAGATGGACGGCGAGGCCGAGGAGCGGGAACGGGGGTGGATCTTCCGCCGGAGGTGA
- a CDS encoding tyrosine recombinase XerC, which translates to MQLQRAVDDFTVYLAAERGFSAHTVRSYRSDLGQLNEFAHSRGVDQADQVSLELLRDWLWQGSQAGLARSTLARRSAAVRGLTSWLAKTNRVSGDAASRLKSPRSDHHLPRVLTGAQMQRILATLEERAATDDPNAVRDLAVIELLYASALRVSEVTGLDISRVDFERLTVRVTGKGAKERVVPFGVPASRAIERYLAVARPVLAVVETDALFLSGRGARLGTRAVYSLVSTLLSTIPGSGPSGPHALRHTAATHLLDGGADLRAVQEMLGHASLGTTQIYTHVSAERLKESYRSAHPRA; encoded by the coding sequence GTGCAACTGCAACGCGCTGTCGACGACTTCACGGTGTATCTCGCCGCCGAGCGCGGTTTCAGCGCGCACACCGTGCGCTCCTACCGCTCGGATCTTGGCCAGCTCAATGAATTCGCGCACTCCCGCGGTGTCGATCAGGCCGATCAGGTATCCCTCGAGCTGCTGAGGGACTGGCTGTGGCAGGGTTCCCAGGCCGGCCTGGCGCGGTCCACTCTGGCGCGACGGTCGGCGGCGGTGCGCGGTCTCACCTCCTGGCTCGCAAAGACCAACCGGGTGAGCGGCGACGCGGCATCCCGGCTCAAATCTCCTCGCTCCGACCATCACCTTCCCCGTGTTCTCACCGGCGCGCAGATGCAACGGATCCTCGCGACCCTCGAAGAGCGCGCCGCAACCGACGATCCGAATGCCGTCCGCGATCTCGCGGTGATCGAACTCCTCTATGCCTCGGCACTTCGGGTGAGCGAGGTCACCGGTCTCGATATCTCCCGTGTCGACTTCGAGCGACTGACGGTGCGGGTCACCGGCAAAGGTGCCAAGGAACGTGTCGTGCCGTTCGGAGTTCCCGCCAGTCGGGCGATCGAGCGCTACCTCGCTGTCGCCCGCCCGGTCCTGGCGGTGGTCGAGACGGATGCTCTCTTCCTCTCCGGTCGCGGAGCGCGGCTCGGCACCCGCGCCGTCTACTCCCTCGTTTCGACTCTGCTGTCCACGATCCCGGGAAGCGGGCCGTCCGGTCCGCACGCCCTCCGGCATACGGCTGCGACCCACCTGCTCGACGGTGGCGCGGATCTTCGCGCCGTGCAGGAGATGCTCGGCCACGCCAGCCTCGGCACGACCCAGATCTACACGCACGTCTCCGCGGAGCGCCTCAAGGAGAGCTATCGATCGGCGCATCCGCGCGCCTGA
- a CDS encoding M23 family metallopeptidase translates to MLSPFAAARPTRLSRLVILSVLLSASVSPVPAVAHAAAGATFDWAWPVAAPHPIVRPFIAPATPYAAGHRGIDIAAAEGSSVTAPTDGVVYFAGVVVDRPVLSIRHADGLVSSYEPVESALPAGTAIVRGQLVGHVLSGHCSPACLHFGVRRYGEYVSPLNYLGGIPPSVLLPTRTLAHPP, encoded by the coding sequence GTGTTGTCCCCGTTCGCGGCCGCCCGGCCGACCCGGCTTAGTCGCCTGGTGATCCTGAGTGTTCTGCTGTCGGCATCGGTCTCCCCCGTGCCGGCGGTGGCGCATGCCGCGGCGGGGGCGACTTTCGACTGGGCCTGGCCGGTGGCTGCACCCCACCCGATCGTGAGGCCGTTCATCGCACCGGCGACCCCCTATGCAGCCGGGCACCGGGGAATCGACATCGCCGCGGCGGAGGGGTCCTCAGTCACCGCACCGACAGATGGTGTCGTGTATTTCGCGGGCGTTGTCGTCGATCGTCCCGTCCTCTCCATCCGGCATGCGGATGGTCTGGTCTCCAGCTACGAACCCGTCGAATCTGCGCTTCCGGCGGGCACTGCGATTGTTCGCGGGCAGCTCGTGGGACACGTTCTTTCCGGTCATTGCAGCCCCGCGTGCCTCCACTTCGGTGTTCGCCGCTACGGCGAGTATGTCTCGCCGCTCAACTATCTCGGGGGCATCCCGCCATCGGTGTTGCTGCCGACGAGAACACTGGCCCACCCGCCGTGA
- a CDS encoding metallophosphoesterase, translating to MIQFGQYPAPTHVIAHLSDTHFLGADGRGGGRALYGKIDTHHNLRRALEQLERSATTPAAIVFTGDLTDLAEEDAYQSLRQIVEPAAARMGSTVVWVMGNHDERQRFARDLYDERSTADAAPRPQDRVHDIDGLRIIAFDSTVPGYHHGDVTVQQLEWLRSELSTPAPHGTLLALHHPPIPTPIDLMALLELRGQPALAEVIRGTDVRGILAGHLHYATHSIFAGVPVSVAAATCYTMDLSAPAHALSGIDGGQSFNLLQVYDEQIVHSVVPIGNHAQVSGFSSGFVEKMAALSPERRLDIFSNKSSTVSIADVEEGRA from the coding sequence GTGATCCAGTTCGGACAGTATCCCGCACCCACGCACGTGATCGCCCACCTCAGCGATACGCACTTCCTCGGTGCCGATGGACGGGGCGGCGGGCGAGCTCTCTATGGCAAGATCGACACCCACCACAACCTGCGGCGGGCTCTGGAACAGCTGGAGCGCTCCGCGACCACTCCCGCGGCCATCGTCTTCACCGGTGACCTCACGGACCTCGCCGAGGAGGACGCCTACCAGTCTCTCCGACAGATCGTCGAGCCGGCGGCGGCCCGGATGGGATCGACTGTGGTCTGGGTGATGGGCAATCACGACGAGCGGCAGCGGTTTGCCAGAGACCTCTACGACGAGCGCTCGACAGCAGATGCTGCCCCACGACCGCAGGACCGCGTCCACGACATCGACGGGCTGCGCATCATCGCCTTCGACAGCACGGTGCCGGGGTATCACCACGGGGATGTCACTGTGCAGCAGCTCGAGTGGCTCCGAAGCGAGCTCTCGACCCCGGCTCCCCACGGCACCCTTCTCGCCCTCCATCACCCGCCGATACCGACGCCGATCGACCTCATGGCGCTGCTCGAGCTGCGGGGCCAACCAGCACTGGCCGAGGTGATCCGGGGCACGGATGTGCGGGGGATCCTCGCCGGCCACCTCCACTACGCCACGCACAGCATCTTTGCCGGCGTCCCCGTCTCGGTCGCCGCGGCGACGTGTTACACGATGGACTTGAGCGCGCCGGCGCACGCCCTGTCGGGCATCGATGGAGGACAATCCTTCAACCTGCTGCAGGTCTATGACGAGCAGATCGTGCACTCGGTTGTTCCCATCGGCAACCACGCACAGGTGAGCGGTTTCAGTTCCGGCTTCGTGGAGAAGATGGCAGCGCTCAGCCCGGAACGTCGGCTCGACATCTTCTCGAACAAGTCCTCCACCGTGTCGATCGCGGATGTCGAGGAGGGTCGGGCCTGA